In Saccharomyces eubayanus strain FM1318 chromosome II, whole genome shotgun sequence, the genomic stretch GGTCTTCCCCACGATTAATGGTATTCCGTtggttattgttgttgttgttgttgttgttgttgttattgctTGTAAATGAGGATGCAGATGTCGGGGGTTGGGAGGGAATTTGGTTGAATCTGAAAtgttgaaaattatttctGCTGGGCACAGAAGAGCTATTGTTAGTGTGACGAGAATTAGCGGGCGTATCTGCGCTCGAACTGATGTTGTTGGAGGTCGATTCGTTTAAAGAGTAAGCTTCGTCCCTATATTTTGAGTTCAGCCAGAACGAAATGTTGACTTTAGAGTCATTCTCGTCGAGTTTTACATTCGGATCGGTGATTTCCCTATCCTTGTTGAAATAGAAGTTTCGAGGAGCCACGCCCATGGCATACTGATCATCCGCATCACTATGCTGAGCTTTAGAGTCATTTGGAGAATTACCGCCGCGCTTAGTTTCGCCGCGCAAAAAGCCGCCGTTCTCGTTATTGCTGGAGGAGCCTCTCGACTCCGAGCCGTGAAATGATTTGCCGTCGTTGTTACTATTGCTGCTGTTCTTCCTGCCAAGGATCGACAGTGGCGAGTTGGTGTTCTTGCCGTCGTCCTTGTGGGCGCTATTGATGGGCGGCAAATTCTGTGATCCTGTGCGGGAACGCATGCCCGAGCCCGAGCCCGAGCCAACAGCGGTGGTAACGGGGGAAGAAATGGCTGGTGGTGGCGgcaaatttattttttctttggcgCCGCCGACAACAGTAGTAGAGGCAGGATTGTTGCTATTGGAGGCAGAGGAGGAATAAGGAAAGACAACGTCGTTATTAGCGTGACGCCGCGGCTGGACAGCGTTAGAGACCTGTAATACGTTGGGCTGCATGGGCCGACTATTGCACAAAGAGCTGACTCCAGAGGGAGTATTGGAGGGCGCATGCGGGCTGGCGGCAGTGTGGGGAGCGTTGTCGCTGTTACGACGGACTTGGAAGCTAGCAGCGGCAGCGGCAACGTCCTTTCCATTGGAGTTGTCGCCGTCTTTAGCATCGTTTCCGCCCTGGACTTGCAGACTCGGCGAGCCAGACGGAGTGTGCACGGGAGTGTTGTTGGGCGCACACGTCGACTTCATGATGGACAGCAGAGGGTTTTCATCGTATGTAGTCTTGACAGACTCGATGCTGGCGCTGGAGATGGTAGGATGGCGCGAATTCGTCTCGTCGCCGCCGTCGTCCTCTGTGCGCACTCTTGCGTCCTGGCTGCTGTTTGCCATCAGTGGGCGGGGGGGCTCGTAGTGGTGGTTGTTGGCGGTTGTTTCCATCGAGAGCAAAGAGGCCGCCGCGTTGGATTCGTCTATGCGCTTGCTTTGAGGGGGCGCCTTGTCTAGCATTGTAGGGTGGGGGCCATGCAAGTCTTTCGGATGCGGTGGTGTCGTAGTTCCTGTGTGCTGTGCGAGGGTGGGCGCTTCTTTCGATCACTGGTCTCTTGTCTTGTCTTCTGTATTCgtttcgtttttcttttttgacGGCGGCAGTTTCCGCCTGGCACCTGGCTGCGAATAGGCGCTTTAAAGCGCGGCGGGGGGAGTCACCCGGCGGGATTGGCGACGGGAGTGCCGGGTCTTGGCAGAAACCAGGCGGCATCCGCTGTGCCTAGCACATCCGTCTCGTTGGGATCCGACTCCGTGCTATTCAGCAACGTGCTTTACTATTGACAGCGACTCGCCTTTTTGGGTGCAGTGGGGCTGAGTGAATCGTCACCCTGAACGACGTGTCGTTTCCGCATATCCGTTTTTACGGATATAAGAACGTGCCGCCCATTGtgggaaaacaaaacacaggtaaaaaaaaaaaggaaatggaTGGGGGATTAAAACAGAGAGACAAAGACGAAGATAGAAATAACCAAAGCGTGTCAACAAGCAAAAACGGAGCGAGAGgcaaacaaaaacaaaaacaaaaacaactaGCACGAGCACTAGCACAAGTACGAGCACGAGCACAAGAGTATAGGTCTATTTACGCACCCGTGACTGTTATTATAAATCGCTATCTCCCTACCATTACTTCCAACTCATGTCAGTCTTGCGATCACAGCCTACTTCTGTCGTACCGCTACACCTCATAACTCCTGCCAGTCGCAACACAGAATTAGAGCCATCGCTGTCGCACTCTGCAGTAATTGAGCGGCACAATAACCTCTCGGCTCCgaattcaaattcgaaCTCGAACCCTGATTCGAATCAtcgaataaaaaaagatagcAACAACCACACTAGCTACCACTCTTCCTCGAATTCAGAATCTAACATGGAGAGCCCTCGTTTGTCTGATGGCGAATCCTCTACTCCAACCTCTATTGAAGAGTTAAATCCGACGATAAATAATACGAGGCtggtaaaaagaaattactCGATATCGATCGACCCTTTACATAATAACAACATCGACGACGATCATCCTAATACGATAACTTCACCACAGCCAAACGCTAGTAATAACAAGGAATTCCAGAAGTACACTTTTCCTGAAGAAAACGACTCCAAAAAGGTAACGGCTCCCTCGTTAAATTCAAACAACTATTTAGATAATTCCAGTCTTGTTCACACTGATTCGTACATTCAAGACTTAAATGATGACCATATTTTACTGAATAAGCGTGTTTCTAGAAGatcttccaaaatatcTGCAGTAACAGCGACGTCCACAAcaataaaacaaagaagaaatactCAAGATTCGAACCTACCCAACATTCCTTTCCACGCTTCCAAACATTCTCAAATATTACCTATGGACGATTCCGATTTAATAAAACTGGCCAACACAGATACCAATGCGAAGCCTAATACTGCCCCTAGAGTTAACCATTCAATGACTTCGCTGCCCATTCACCCGCTACCACAACCTTCCCAAAAATCAAAGCAATATCCAACGATATCTAAATCTACCACCTCTTTACCTCCAGCAAATGATCATTACTACCAACACAATCATAACAATAATCAGAATCAACCCGTCACTACTGCTACCAATACGGCCTTGAAAAGATCAGAGTCTGCTACCGcagaaattaaaaaaatgagacAGTCTTTGTTGcataaaagagaaatgaagaggaaaaggaagacTTTCCTGGTTGATGATGACCGTGTTTTGATCGGCAACAAAGTTAGCGAGGGTCACGTCAACTTTATCATAGCTTATAATATGTTAACTGGTATCCGTGTTGCGGTGTCACGTTGTTCAGGTATAATGAAGCCCTTAACCCCTGG encodes the following:
- the UME6 gene encoding DNA-binding transcriptional regulator UME6, whose protein sequence is MLDKAPPQSKRIDESNAAASLLSMETTANNHHYEPPRPLMANSSQDARVRTEDDGGDETNSRHPTISSASIESVKTTYDENPLLSIMKSTCAPNNTPVHTPSGSPSLQVQGGNDAKDGDNSNGKDVAAAAASFQVRRNSDNAPHTAASPHAPSNTPSGVSSLCNSRPMQPNVLQVSNAVQPRRHANNDVVFPYSSSASNSNNPASTTVVGGAKEKINLPPPPAISSPVTTAVGSGSGSGMRSRTGSQNLPPINSAHKDDGKNTNSPLSILGRKNSSNSNNDGKSFHGSESRGSSSNNENGGFLRGETKRGGNSPNDSKAQHSDADDQYAMGVAPRNFYFNKDREITDPNVKLDENDSKVNISFWLNSKYRDEAYSLNESTSNNISSSADTPANSRHTNNSSSVPSRNNFQHFRFNQIPSQPPTSASSFTSNNNNNNNNNNNNQRNTINRGEDPFATSSRPSTGFFYGDLPNRNNKNSPFHPNEPYVPPPPPKYINSKLDGLRSRLLLGPNSASSSTKLDDDLGTAAAVLSNMRSSPYRSHDKPISNVNNNNKNTNTLTVPTSRPHSSSFPSKGVLRPILLRIHNSEQQPIFESNNSTAVSDEDQDLSHYYLHPSQNSNSKKVLDPTFESRARQVTWNKNGKRIDRRLSAPEQQQQLEEPDLKRSRRSVGNGRSTSQNNSDYNSLGESPTSSAPSSPSLKASSSSLAYGPEYSNADSPDTSKSKGKTTKAKSKSKQSSKKRSNNNSSKSKANDSQEMNNTASSAAAQGTRSRTGCWICRLRKKKCTEERPNCFNCERLKLDCHYDAFKPDFVSDPKKKQMKLEEIKKKTKEAKRRAMKKK
- the MSS4 gene encoding 1-phosphatidylinositol-4-phosphate 5-kinase, coding for MSVLRSQPTSVVPLHLITPASRNTELEPSLSHSAVIERHNNLSAPNSNSNSNPDSNHRIKKDSNNHTSYHSSSNSESNMESPRLSDGESSTPTSIEELNPTINNTRLVKRNYSISIDPLHNNNIDDDHPNTITSPQPNASNNKEFQKYTFPEENDSKKVTAPSLNSNNYLDNSSLVHTDSYIQDLNDDHILLNKRVSRRSSKISAVTATSTTIKQRRNTQDSNLPNIPFHASKHSQILPMDDSDLIKLANTDTNAKPNTAPRVNHSMTSLPIHPLPQPSQKSKQYPTISKSTTSLPPANDHYYQHNHNNNQNQPVTTATNTALKRSESATAEIKKMRQSLLHKREMKRKRKTFLVDDDRVLIGNKVSEGHVNFIIAYNMLTGIRVAVSRCSGIMKPLTPGDFRFTKKLAFDYHGNELTPSSQYAFKFKDYCPEVFRELRALFGLDPADYLVSLTSKYILSELNSPGKSGSFFYYSRDYKYIIKTIHHSEHIHLRKHIQEYYNHVKDNPNTLICQFYGLHRVKMPISFQNKIKHRKIYFLVMNNLFPPHLDIHTTFDLKGSTWGRSTSIDKERLAKDRAYRPVMKDLNWLEEGQKIKFGPLKKKAFLIQLKKDVELLAKLNTMDYSLLIGIHDISKAKEDDLQFPDTASIEEQAQTQGPMRSGTGTVVRHFFREFEGGIRASDQFNNDLDLIYYVGIIDFLTNYSVMKKLETFWRSLRHDTKLVSAIPPRDYANRFYEFIEDSVDPLPQKRNQSSAYKDNPNQKNYKD